The following proteins come from a genomic window of Rhodoligotrophos sp. CJ14:
- a CDS encoding branched-chain amino acid ABC transporter permease translates to MFDTAIIAQTLLLSLTVAGLYASVASGLTLEFGVTRIINFAHGEFVMLGAFITYFLDTLYGVPPVIGMLVAGIAMAALSQLVFWAFLARVLRQDEHNQILATLGLSILILNLAVIWWSPDSRALHGPSLLPSLHLGGVTIPGNNLLVLLVGVILYIALISFISFTRYGVQLRLASDDPELAVLSGVNVNRMFGVSFVIGGFTAGIAGGLVALVLYVQPSVGLDLVVRAFAIVALAGLGSIPGAMIGAVLLSIAEGLTSTFVSHGASWSYGVAFLVIVLVLLVRPTGLFGKEMRA, encoded by the coding sequence ATGTTCGACACCGCGATCATCGCCCAGACATTGCTGCTCTCCCTGACTGTCGCCGGCCTCTATGCGTCGGTGGCCTCGGGCCTGACGCTCGAATTCGGGGTGACGCGCATCATCAATTTCGCCCATGGCGAATTTGTCATGCTCGGCGCATTCATAACCTACTTCCTGGACACGCTTTACGGCGTGCCGCCGGTGATCGGAATGCTCGTCGCCGGCATCGCCATGGCGGCCCTGTCCCAGCTCGTCTTCTGGGCATTCCTGGCGCGCGTCCTGCGTCAGGACGAGCACAACCAGATCCTGGCGACCCTCGGCCTCTCCATACTGATCCTCAACCTTGCTGTCATCTGGTGGAGCCCGGATTCCCGCGCGCTGCATGGACCATCGCTGCTGCCATCCCTGCACCTTGGTGGCGTGACCATCCCCGGCAACAACCTCCTTGTGCTGCTGGTGGGGGTTATTCTCTATATCGCCCTGATTTCGTTCATCTCCTTCACCCGCTATGGCGTTCAGTTGCGCTTGGCAAGCGATGATCCCGAGCTTGCCGTGCTTTCAGGCGTGAATGTCAACCGCATGTTCGGCGTGTCCTTCGTCATCGGCGGGTTCACGGCCGGCATCGCCGGCGGCCTCGTGGCGCTTGTCCTCTACGTTCAGCCGAGCGTAGGCCTCGATCTGGTCGTCCGCGCCTTCGCCATCGTCGCCCTTGCCGGGCTCGGCAGCATCCCCGGTGCGATGATCGGCGCCGTGCTGCTGTCGATTGCCGAAGGTCTGACCAGCACCTTCGTCTCGCACGGAGCGAGCTGGAGCTATGGAGTAGCCTTCCTCGTGATCGTGCTGGTGCTGCTCGTCCGCCCGACGGGTCTCTTCGGCAAGGAAATGCGCGCATGA
- a CDS encoding Zn-ribbon domain-containing OB-fold protein produces the protein MTTMSEFTYFAILPRPTVDSEEFWAGCNRGQLLLSKCGACGHRFYYPRRLCPACGSNDLGWEESAGRGTVFSHSDVHVSFYGPSWESQLPYTVVLVDLDEGPRMLSRMAKSDAPPVRTGDRVQVSFIEVDGQKLPFFERA, from the coding sequence ATGACGACCATGAGCGAATTCACCTATTTCGCAATCCTGCCCAGGCCAACGGTTGATTCCGAGGAGTTCTGGGCGGGCTGCAATCGCGGGCAGCTGCTCTTGTCCAAATGCGGCGCCTGTGGCCACCGCTTTTATTATCCGCGGCGCCTGTGCCCCGCCTGCGGTTCGAATGATCTCGGCTGGGAGGAGAGCGCGGGCAGGGGCACGGTCTTCTCCCATTCGGATGTGCATGTCTCGTTCTATGGCCCCTCCTGGGAATCGCAGCTTCCCTACACCGTCGTTCTGGTGGATCTCGACGAGGGCCCGCGCATGCTGAGCCGCATGGCCAAATCCGACGCCCCTCCCGTCCGCACCGGTGATCGCGTGCAGGTCAGCTTCATCGAGGTTGACGGCCAGAAGCTTCCATTTTTCGAGCGCGCATAG
- a CDS encoding thiolase family protein — protein sequence MPRVSDDVVIVGIGETPVGKLPGYQPVQIQAWAVQNALADAGLGLRDVDGLINLDPYAIPNSMFATTLSEYLGIKPTFMATVDVGGTVTGMTMLQQAVWAITSGYCEVAVVVYGENTRTGRPENTQGLFMHTLMGGEEWEEPFAVQGMVVPYALVAQRYFDQYGAGVDDLAAVATTTRAHALLNDNAQMNKPMTVQDHHNSRMISTPLRMLDCSLVSDGGGALVLTSRARARALGARPVAIRAMGMKMTHNSIAQLPDLEQFGMADAARDAYESAGMGPEDMDVAELHDAFTISVLVTLEAIGMARPGEAGAYVRSGATSLGGRCPVNTHGGLLSQAHIGGMLHLTEAVRQLRGAAGRRQVEGAKRAIVSGNGGVFSVCGVAIFEAA from the coding sequence ATGCCCAGGGTATCGGATGACGTTGTGATTGTGGGGATCGGCGAGACCCCGGTCGGCAAATTGCCGGGCTATCAGCCGGTGCAAATCCAAGCCTGGGCCGTGCAGAACGCATTGGCCGATGCCGGCCTCGGACTGCGCGATGTCGACGGGCTGATCAATCTCGATCCCTATGCCATCCCGAACAGCATGTTCGCGACCACCTTGTCCGAATATCTCGGGATCAAGCCCACCTTCATGGCAACCGTCGACGTCGGCGGCACCGTCACCGGCATGACGATGCTGCAGCAGGCGGTCTGGGCCATCACCTCCGGCTATTGCGAGGTCGCTGTGGTGGTTTATGGCGAGAACACGAGAACCGGCCGGCCCGAGAACACGCAAGGCCTGTTCATGCACACCCTTATGGGCGGTGAGGAATGGGAGGAGCCCTTCGCCGTTCAGGGCATGGTTGTGCCCTATGCCTTGGTTGCTCAGCGCTATTTCGATCAATACGGCGCAGGGGTCGACGACTTGGCTGCGGTTGCCACCACCACCCGCGCCCATGCGCTGCTGAACGACAATGCGCAGATGAACAAGCCCATGACGGTGCAGGATCATCATAATAGCCGCATGATCAGCACGCCGTTGCGCATGCTGGATTGCTCGCTGGTCTCCGACGGCGGTGGCGCCCTGGTCCTCACCAGCCGCGCCAGGGCCCGCGCCCTTGGTGCCCGCCCGGTGGCGATCCGCGCGATGGGCATGAAGATGACCCACAACTCGATTGCGCAACTGCCGGACCTTGAGCAGTTCGGCATGGCCGATGCTGCCCGCGACGCCTACGAATCCGCAGGGATGGGGCCTGAGGACATGGATGTCGCGGAGCTCCACGACGCCTTCACCATCTCTGTGCTCGTCACGCTCGAAGCCATCGGCATGGCCCGACCTGGCGAGGCAGGAGCCTATGTGCGCTCCGGCGCGACCTCTCTCGGCGGACGCTGCCCCGTGAACACTCATGGCGGCCTGCTCTCCCAGGCGCATATCGGCGGCATGCTTCATCTGACCGAGGCCGTGCGGCAACTCAGGGGCGCGGCGGGCAGGCGCCAGGTGGAGGGCGCCAAGCGTGCGATCGTCAGTGGCAATGGCGGCGTTTTCTCCGTCTGCGGTGTAGCGATCTTCGAGGCGGCATGA
- a CDS encoding GntR family transcriptional regulator, giving the protein MREMEAIELDQRRGETVDLVVDYLRRGILAGEFAPGQRLISREIIEQIGVSRGPLREAFRRLAAEGLIELTTNRGASVRRFSRDEIAEIFEIREMLEGLAAQLAAKKIDLRDNRRRFEEIWAPQASRKFTSSQEFIEANRLLHRVIMEISGNAQLSKLIDQMALPVVMFQLRRLMSPEDVTKSMQEHIAIAEAILAGDGQRAEDAMRTHLRSSAARFMKMPATAFRPGGEQ; this is encoded by the coding sequence ATGCGTGAGATGGAGGCGATCGAGCTGGACCAGCGGCGGGGGGAGACCGTCGATCTCGTTGTGGACTATCTCCGCCGCGGGATCCTGGCGGGCGAATTCGCGCCGGGTCAGCGGCTGATTTCGCGCGAGATCATCGAGCAGATCGGGGTGAGCCGCGGCCCGCTGCGGGAGGCCTTCCGCCGGTTGGCTGCGGAAGGGCTGATCGAGCTCACCACAAACCGCGGTGCCTCGGTGCGGCGGTTTTCCCGGGACGAGATCGCGGAGATTTTCGAGATCCGGGAAATGCTGGAAGGGCTCGCGGCACAGCTTGCGGCGAAGAAGATCGATCTGCGGGATAACAGGCGGCGTTTCGAAGAAATCTGGGCGCCGCAGGCCTCTCGCAAATTCACCTCCTCCCAGGAATTCATCGAGGCCAACCGGCTGCTGCACCGGGTCATCATGGAGATCAGCGGGAATGCGCAGCTGAGCAAGCTGATCGATCAGATGGCCCTGCCCGTGGTGATGTTCCAGCTGCGCCGGTTGATGTCGCCGGAAGACGTCACAAAATCCATGCAGGAGCATATCGCGATTGCCGAAGCCATCCTGGCGGGCGATGGCCAAAGAGCCGAAGACGCTATGCGCACGCATCTGCGCAGCTCGGCCGCGCGCTTCATGAAAATGCCCGCCACGGCATTCCGCCCGGGAGGAGAGCAATGA
- a CDS encoding branched-chain amino acid ABC transporter permease — MRSPAVRVLTYLAIAIIGCGIALFAQPFWVQLFIGIMISAIMALAWDILSRTGQVSLGSAAFFGVGTYSVALLAEVLGTALAWASVVVVCGVLAVLLGLLTLRLRKMYFAIATMGLTLSMQVAVLVFSDWTGGSGGVIPPLLMGGDPVHQLLAITALLVIAAMVSDFFLSRRMRPALFLVRTNPALAAASGIPVVRLRIIAFTISGILAGIAGACYGGLYGYVVPTDVFNLNWSVLPLATVILGGMDTTLGPLLGALVIRALEETARTVIGGVGYQVVYGAVIILFVVLMPTGIVGLFNRILNFARQRS, encoded by the coding sequence ATGAGATCCCCGGCCGTGCGCGTTCTGACCTATCTGGCGATCGCCATTATTGGCTGCGGCATAGCACTCTTTGCCCAGCCGTTCTGGGTGCAGCTGTTCATCGGCATCATGATCTCGGCGATCATGGCGCTGGCCTGGGACATCCTGTCGAGGACCGGGCAGGTGTCCCTCGGCTCCGCGGCCTTTTTCGGGGTCGGAACCTATTCCGTGGCGCTGCTTGCCGAAGTGCTTGGCACAGCGCTCGCCTGGGCCAGCGTCGTCGTGGTCTGCGGCGTGCTTGCGGTGCTGCTGGGCTTGCTCACCTTGCGCCTGCGCAAGATGTATTTCGCCATCGCCACCATGGGCCTCACCCTCTCGATGCAAGTGGCTGTCCTGGTGTTCAGCGATTGGACCGGCGGGTCGGGCGGGGTCATCCCGCCGCTGCTCATGGGCGGTGATCCCGTCCATCAGCTTTTGGCGATCACCGCCCTGCTGGTGATCGCGGCCATGGTCTCGGATTTCTTCCTGTCACGCCGGATGCGCCCCGCTTTGTTCCTGGTGCGGACCAACCCGGCCCTCGCCGCTGCCTCGGGCATTCCGGTCGTGCGGCTGCGCATCATCGCCTTCACCATCTCAGGCATCCTCGCCGGCATAGCCGGTGCCTGTTATGGCGGCCTCTATGGCTATGTGGTGCCCACCGACGTCTTCAACCTGAACTGGAGTGTCCTGCCTCTGGCGACCGTCATCCTCGGTGGCATGGACACGACCCTCGGGCCGCTGCTGGGCGCTCTCGTGATCAGGGCGCTGGAGGAAACCGCTCGCACCGTGATTGGCGGCGTTGGCTATCAGGTTGTCTACGGCGCGGTGATCATCCTGTTCGTGGTGCTCATGCCCACCGGCATCGTCGGCCTGTTCAACCGCATTCTCAACTTCGCGAGGCAGAGGTCATGA
- a CDS encoding acetate--CoA ligase family protein gives MATRSQISRLVSPQSIAVVGASQAANKLAGQVIPALAQGGFKGRIYPINPRYEEVGGHRCYPSVAALPEPVDHCIIAVAKERVPAVLSECREKGVGSAAIFSSGYAETGTDGKSAQQALVEAAGDMPFIGPNCMGMVNLIDHVVAAPAPVFARDGAEMGDVALLSQSGGLAYATIAFFAVQQGMRFSYVVNTGNSAGVSFTDLIDFVNRDDATRVILAVAESEAVVAEIVQASRRFGLPKPIVLLKLGRGETGARMALSHTGSLAGDYRLVRDLAEQHGIICADDIDEALGIADLVRRGFTAANADGIAALSISGGNVTLFADQADAYGLTFAELDPAIEARLGTVLPDYISVHNPIDITALGYEQPELHSQVFDVLIEDASVRTLVPIITTAVDYTPVCVQLADLKQRTGASLIALWTGGSYESRSKDILREADIPIFHSAGTLARSLAAMKRARPTAKEETPQHERNGLALPDGAGPLRESESLAFLQQGGVPVPRWRLCPRAELAAACKEVGYPVVIKADADETHISDRGGVILGITDEIALNEAGPRIDALAGGQLLVSQFLPGEELIVSSFEHPEFGLVMMIGSGGRLTELVKDVAFIALPASRETVRATLTRTLIGNALAKGFRGMTGFEAALEFLERFADLAMASRGVVSQIELNPVTVGPHGAAAVDAAVQRAR, from the coding sequence ATGGCAACCCGGTCGCAAATCTCCCGTCTCGTCAGCCCTCAGAGCATTGCTGTGGTGGGGGCGTCTCAAGCAGCGAACAAGCTTGCCGGTCAGGTCATCCCCGCCCTCGCGCAGGGCGGTTTCAAGGGCCGCATCTATCCCATAAATCCTCGCTATGAAGAGGTTGGCGGGCACCGCTGTTACCCGTCGGTTGCGGCTCTTCCGGAACCGGTCGATCACTGCATCATCGCGGTGGCGAAGGAACGGGTGCCGGCGGTCTTGAGCGAATGCCGGGAGAAGGGGGTGGGCAGCGCGGCCATCTTCTCATCGGGCTATGCGGAGACCGGCACCGATGGCAAGTCGGCGCAGCAGGCGCTGGTGGAGGCGGCAGGTGACATGCCCTTCATCGGACCGAACTGCATGGGCATGGTCAATCTCATCGACCATGTGGTTGCAGCACCCGCGCCCGTCTTTGCCCGCGACGGTGCCGAGATGGGCGATGTGGCCTTGCTCTCCCAAAGCGGCGGATTGGCTTATGCGACCATCGCCTTTTTCGCCGTCCAGCAGGGTATGCGCTTCAGCTATGTCGTGAATACCGGCAATTCGGCGGGAGTGTCCTTCACCGACCTCATCGATTTCGTGAACCGCGATGATGCCACCCGTGTCATCCTGGCGGTTGCCGAAAGCGAGGCCGTTGTCGCCGAAATCGTCCAAGCCAGCCGTCGCTTTGGCCTTCCCAAGCCGATCGTGCTCCTGAAGCTCGGCCGTGGTGAGACGGGTGCGCGCATGGCGCTCTCCCACACGGGTTCGCTGGCTGGCGATTATCGCCTGGTGCGCGACTTGGCTGAGCAGCATGGCATCATCTGCGCCGATGACATCGATGAAGCCTTGGGGATCGCCGATCTCGTGCGCCGGGGCTTCACGGCGGCCAATGCCGACGGGATTGCGGCGCTGTCCATCTCTGGCGGAAATGTCACCCTGTTTGCCGACCAGGCCGATGCCTATGGGTTGACCTTTGCTGAGTTGGACCCTGCGATCGAGGCGCGTCTTGGCACCGTGCTTCCCGATTACATCTCCGTCCATAACCCGATCGACATCACCGCGCTCGGCTATGAGCAACCCGAGCTCCACAGCCAGGTCTTCGACGTGCTCATCGAGGATGCCTCGGTGCGCACGCTCGTGCCCATCATCACCACCGCCGTGGATTACACGCCCGTCTGTGTTCAGCTCGCTGATCTCAAGCAGCGCACCGGCGCATCCCTCATCGCCCTATGGACGGGAGGCTCCTATGAGAGCCGGTCGAAGGACATTCTGCGCGAGGCAGATATTCCCATCTTCCATTCCGCCGGCACCCTCGCGCGGTCGCTCGCCGCAATGAAACGGGCCAGGCCCACTGCGAAGGAGGAGACCCCGCAGCACGAGCGGAACGGCCTTGCTTTGCCCGACGGCGCTGGGCCTTTGCGAGAGAGTGAGTCTCTCGCCTTCCTGCAGCAGGGCGGTGTGCCCGTGCCGCGCTGGCGGCTTTGCCCGCGCGCAGAGCTGGCCGCGGCTTGCAAGGAGGTCGGCTATCCCGTCGTCATCAAGGCCGATGCGGACGAGACCCATATCTCCGATCGCGGCGGTGTCATTCTGGGGATCACCGACGAGATCGCGCTGAACGAAGCCGGGCCGCGCATCGATGCCCTCGCCGGTGGGCAGCTGCTCGTTTCGCAATTTCTGCCGGGCGAGGAATTGATCGTATCGAGCTTTGAGCATCCGGAGTTCGGCCTGGTGATGATGATCGGCTCCGGCGGTCGCCTGACCGAGCTGGTCAAGGACGTGGCTTTCATTGCGCTCCCGGCCAGTAGAGAAACGGTGAGGGCAACGCTCACCCGAACCCTGATCGGGAATGCCCTCGCCAAGGGCTTTCGCGGCATGACCGGCTTCGAGGCCGCGCTCGAATTTCTCGAGAGATTTGCCGATTTGGCCATGGCCTCGCGCGGAGTGGTGAGCCAGATCGAGCTCAATCCGGTGACTGTCGGCCCCCACGGAGCTGCCGCGGTCGATGCGGCCGTTCAGCGAGCACGATGA
- the leuC gene encoding 3-isopropylmalate dehydratase large subunit, whose product MKAPMTLYDKIWADHVVDQTEDGTCLLYIDRHLVHEVSSPQAFEGLRMTARKVRAPEKTLAVVDHNVPTTDRSHGIDDPESATQIETLARNARDFGIEYFNEVDKRQGIVHIIGPEQGFTLPGTTIVCGDSHTSTHGAFGALAHGIGTSEVEHVLATQTLIQRKAKNMRVVVDGRLPEGVTAKDIILAIIGEIGTAGGTGHVLEYAGEAIRSLSMEGRMTVCNMSIEGGARAGMIAPDEKTFAYIKDRPRAPKGAAWDLARRYWERLYTDEGAHFDYELRLNAADLPPIVTWGTSPEDVVSVTGQVPDPSRVEDEHKREAMQRALDYMGLAAGTRVTDIALDRVFIGSCTNGRIEDLRAAARVIEGRKVSERVQAMVVPGSGLVKLQAEQEGLDKIFKAAGFDWREPGCSMCLAMNADKLNPKERCASTSNRNFEGRQGKGGRTHLVSPAMAAAAAIAGHFVDVRQWGGSHP is encoded by the coding sequence ATGAAGGCACCGATGACGCTTTACGACAAGATTTGGGCCGATCATGTGGTCGACCAGACGGAAGACGGCACCTGTCTCCTCTATATCGACCGGCACCTCGTCCATGAAGTCTCAAGCCCGCAGGCGTTTGAGGGATTGCGGATGACGGCGCGCAAGGTCCGGGCGCCGGAGAAGACGCTGGCGGTGGTTGACCACAATGTGCCGACCACGGACCGCAGCCACGGGATCGATGATCCGGAATCGGCGACCCAGATCGAGACGCTGGCGCGCAATGCCCGCGATTTCGGCATCGAATATTTCAACGAGGTCGATAAGCGCCAGGGGATCGTGCATATCATCGGCCCTGAGCAAGGCTTCACCCTGCCGGGCACCACGATCGTGTGCGGCGACAGCCATACCTCGACCCATGGGGCGTTCGGCGCGCTGGCGCATGGCATCGGCACCTCCGAGGTCGAGCATGTGCTGGCCACGCAGACGCTGATCCAGCGCAAGGCCAAGAACATGCGGGTGGTGGTGGATGGCCGGTTGCCGGAGGGGGTGACGGCGAAGGACATCATCCTGGCGATCATCGGCGAGATCGGCACGGCGGGCGGCACGGGCCATGTGCTGGAATATGCGGGGGAAGCGATCCGCAGCCTGTCGATGGAAGGGCGGATGACGGTGTGCAACATGTCGATCGAGGGCGGTGCCCGGGCCGGCATGATCGCGCCGGACGAGAAGACCTTCGCCTATATCAAGGACCGGCCGCGGGCCCCGAAGGGTGCGGCATGGGATCTGGCGCGGCGCTATTGGGAGAGGCTCTATACGGATGAGGGCGCCCATTTCGATTACGAGCTGCGGCTGAATGCGGCGGATCTGCCGCCGATCGTGACCTGGGGGACGAGCCCTGAGGATGTTGTGTCGGTGACGGGGCAGGTTCCCGATCCCTCGCGGGTCGAGGACGAGCACAAGCGCGAGGCGATGCAGCGGGCGCTCGACTATATGGGACTGGCTGCGGGCACCCGGGTGACGGATATCGCGCTGGACCGGGTGTTCATCGGCTCGTGCACGAATGGACGGATCGAGGATCTGCGTGCAGCGGCGCGGGTGATCGAGGGACGCAAGGTCTCGGAGCGGGTGCAGGCAATGGTGGTGCCGGGCTCGGGCCTGGTGAAGCTGCAGGCGGAGCAGGAGGGTCTGGACAAGATCTTCAAGGCGGCCGGTTTTGACTGGCGCGAGCCGGGCTGCTCGATGTGCCTGGCGATGAATGCGGACAAGCTGAACCCGAAGGAGCGGTGCGCGTCCACCTCGAACCGCAATTTCGAGGGCCGTCAGGGCAAGGGCGGGCGCACCCATCTGGTCTCGCCGGCCATGGCGGCGGCCGCAGCCATCGCAGGCCATTTCGTCGATGTCAGGCAGTGGGGCGGCTCTCACCCTTGA
- a CDS encoding acyl-CoA dehydrogenase family protein, translating to MELASPDEHRLLRDTVRAFIERHLRPHEAAVDAADDIDPGLLKELRQEARRAGLYGYNMPVELGGPGLMIAAQCVIDEEMGSTSMPLGEAIGHLPGSLRACDEEQREWLLKPVMAGEMTVAYALTEPAAGSDLSALQTRAEKVDGGWRLTGSKQFISNAEHADYIIVLAVTDRSAPLKSKLTTFLVDRHNPGLVFTRRFRKMGWKGYHLSAFSLENCFIPDANVLGGVGEGFKTIMATVNNDRLFVACRCIGIGRTLMEYAIPYARERVTFGKPLAEHQAIQFQIADCDVELDAARLLAQKAAHLADAGDPGFRIAASRAKLFASETAGRIADRVLQIFGGAGFMCDLPIERFYRDVRGFRIGEGTSEMQRIQIARSILA from the coding sequence GTGGAACTTGCGTCACCCGACGAACACCGGCTGCTGCGCGATACTGTCCGCGCGTTCATCGAGCGCCACCTTCGTCCTCATGAGGCCGCTGTCGATGCGGCCGACGATATTGATCCTGGTTTGCTGAAGGAGTTGCGTCAGGAGGCCCGCAGGGCAGGGCTCTATGGTTACAACATGCCCGTCGAGCTGGGCGGGCCGGGTCTGATGATCGCCGCGCAATGCGTCATCGACGAGGAGATGGGCAGCACCAGCATGCCGCTGGGGGAGGCGATCGGGCATCTTCCGGGATCCCTACGCGCCTGTGACGAGGAGCAGCGGGAATGGCTGCTGAAGCCGGTCATGGCCGGCGAGATGACCGTGGCCTACGCCCTGACCGAACCGGCTGCGGGCTCCGATCTTTCCGCCCTCCAGACCCGCGCTGAGAAAGTTGATGGCGGCTGGCGCCTCACGGGCAGCAAACAGTTCATCTCGAATGCTGAGCATGCGGACTATATCATCGTCCTTGCGGTAACCGATCGTTCCGCTCCACTGAAAAGCAAGCTCACAACCTTTCTCGTCGATCGGCACAATCCGGGCCTCGTCTTCACCCGGCGCTTCCGGAAAATGGGTTGGAAGGGTTATCACCTCTCGGCCTTCTCGCTCGAGAACTGCTTCATCCCCGATGCCAATGTGCTAGGCGGGGTGGGCGAGGGCTTCAAGACCATTATGGCGACGGTCAACAACGACCGCCTGTTCGTCGCCTGCCGCTGCATCGGCATCGGCCGCACCTTGATGGAATATGCCATCCCCTATGCGCGCGAGCGGGTGACCTTCGGCAAGCCGCTGGCAGAGCATCAGGCGATACAGTTTCAGATCGCCGATTGCGATGTCGAGCTCGACGCGGCCCGGCTGCTTGCTCAGAAAGCCGCTCATCTCGCCGATGCGGGCGATCCCGGTTTCCGCATTGCTGCCTCTCGCGCCAAGCTCTTTGCCAGCGAGACCGCCGGCCGCATCGCCGACCGGGTCCTGCAGATCTTCGGCGGTGCTGGCTTCATGTGCGATCTGCCCATCGAACGCTTCTATCGGGACGTGCGCGGCTTCCGCATCGGCGAGGGGACCTCGGAAATGCAGCGTATTCAGATCGCACGCAGCATCCTGGCCTGA
- a CDS encoding ABC transporter ATP-binding protein, with amino-acid sequence MSTFSVSIAHARYGKLVVLDAVEFSVEPGEMLVVLGSNGAGKSTTLRALIGTVACARRELTLRGERLDRLPSWQLPLRGISLVPDGARCFPNLSVMDNLIGPYVATHSGRAGKPKGELLEHVFALFPVLHARSESAAGTLSGGQRQMLAVGRALMTEPNVLLLDEPSAGLAPKIVEDLFTALARIKAEQECAIVMAEQSVGYATKVADRCLVLEEGHVALSGPMDTVTKDERLRTAYLGL; translated from the coding sequence ATGAGCACCTTTTCCGTCTCCATAGCCCATGCACGTTACGGCAAGCTCGTTGTGCTCGATGCTGTCGAATTCTCCGTTGAGCCCGGCGAGATGCTGGTCGTTCTGGGCTCCAATGGCGCAGGGAAATCCACCACGCTACGTGCCCTGATCGGAACGGTTGCATGCGCAAGGCGCGAGCTGACCTTGCGCGGGGAAAGGCTCGACCGCTTGCCATCCTGGCAATTGCCCCTGCGCGGCATATCCCTCGTTCCCGATGGCGCCCGCTGCTTCCCGAACTTGAGCGTCATGGACAATCTGATCGGTCCCTATGTCGCGACCCATTCGGGACGGGCCGGCAAGCCAAAGGGCGAGCTGCTCGAGCACGTTTTCGCGCTGTTTCCCGTGTTGCATGCTCGCTCCGAGTCCGCAGCGGGCACCTTGAGCGGCGGCCAGCGGCAGATGCTCGCCGTGGGTCGGGCGCTGATGACCGAGCCCAATGTGCTGCTGCTGGACGAGCCTTCCGCCGGACTTGCGCCGAAGATCGTCGAGGACCTGTTCACAGCTCTCGCCAGGATCAAGGCCGAGCAAGAATGCGCCATTGTCATGGCCGAGCAGAGCGTCGGCTATGCGACCAAGGTCGCCGACCGCTGCCTGGTGCTGGAGGAGGGCCATGTCGCCCTGTCCGGTCCAATGGACACGGTCACCAAGGATGAGCGCCTGCGAACGGCCTATCTCGGTTTGTGA
- a CDS encoding ABC transporter ATP-binding protein → MSALATRNAVVSFGGLNAVNNVSLVFEQGQITGLIGPNGSGKSTLVNLISGQIPPTAGEVFLGDTKISVLRPDQIVAQGLARTYQIPKVPPELTVEEVISVPLIYVGRRDRLINGLTDERSIADFCGLMPVFRRPCAQLSVPDLRRLEIARALACGPSVLLLDEVMAGLSHEDAYQVVRIIRQIHAAGLTIVIIEHVMRIIADLCGGVVVLNNGSVLARGTPEQALSDPAVREAYLGKGFAL, encoded by the coding sequence ATGAGCGCGCTGGCGACCCGCAACGCCGTGGTCTCGTTCGGCGGCCTGAACGCGGTCAACAATGTGTCGCTGGTCTTTGAACAGGGCCAGATCACCGGGCTCATCGGCCCGAACGGATCGGGCAAGAGCACGCTGGTCAACCTCATCTCGGGGCAGATCCCGCCAACCGCCGGCGAGGTCTTCCTGGGCGACACCAAGATCAGCGTCCTGCGCCCGGATCAGATCGTGGCGCAGGGGCTCGCCCGCACCTACCAGATCCCGAAGGTGCCGCCGGAGCTGACAGTCGAAGAAGTGATCAGTGTTCCCTTGATCTATGTCGGGCGGCGCGACCGGCTGATCAATGGCCTCACCGACGAGCGGTCGATTGCCGATTTCTGCGGTCTCATGCCGGTGTTTCGCAGGCCCTGCGCCCAGCTTTCCGTACCGGATCTGCGCCGGCTGGAGATTGCCCGCGCGCTCGCCTGCGGCCCCTCCGTGCTTCTGCTCGATGAGGTGATGGCGGGACTGTCCCATGAGGATGCTTATCAGGTCGTCCGCATCATTCGGCAGATCCATGCAGCCGGGCTGACCATCGTTATCATCGAGCATGTGATGCGCATCATTGCCGACCTCTGCGGGGGCGTGGTGGTGCTCAACAATGGTTCGGTCCTGGCGCGCGGCACCCCCGAACAGGCGCTCAGCGATCCCGCGGTGCGCGAGGCCTATCTCGGCAAGGGCTTTGCGTTATGA